A region of Vitis vinifera cultivar Pinot Noir 40024 chromosome 13, ASM3070453v1 DNA encodes the following proteins:
- the LOC100243060 gene encoding protein TAB2 homolog, chloroplastic — translation MAGLSLNPTKITTPTLQSHKPIYRFNSLTNPTKTQLKFPTNPAKTHPKLLHFRHSSVSESSVSVPKEVEVDDEEDDPTSEMNYLDRETDPESISEWELDFCSRPILDIRGKKIWELLVCDSSLSLQYTKYFPNNVINSVTLKNAIESISDELDVPLPEKIRFFRSQMQTIVTKACKELGIKPIPSKRCLSLILWLEERYETVYTRHPGFQQGSKPLLTLDNPFPMQLPENLFGEKWAFVQLPFSAVQEEVSSLETRLVFGASLDLDLLGIEVDANTLIPGLAVASSRAKPLAAWMNGLEVCSIEADTARACLILSVGISTRYIYATYKKTPVTTSEAEAWEAAKKACGGLHFLAIQDDLNSDDCVGFWLLLDLPPPPV, via the exons ATGGCTGGTCTCAGCTTAAACCCTACAAAAATCACAACCCCAACACTCCAATCTCACAAACCCATCTACAGATTCAACTCTCTCAcaaaccccaccaaaacccagcTCAAATTCCCCACAAACCCCGCGAAAACCCACCCCAAATTGCTCCATTTTCGCCATAGTTCGGTGTCGGAAAGCTCAGTCTCGGTGCCAAAAGAGGTGGAGGTTGATGATGAGGAGGATGACCCAACTTCAGAAATGAACTATCTTGACCGGGAGACGGATCCCGAGAGCATTTCAGAGTGGGAGTTGGATTTTTGCTCTAGGCCAATTCTTGATATTAGGGGGAAGAAGATTTGGGAACTTCTTGTATGCGATAGCTCGCTTTCTCTGCAGTATACGAAGTATTTTCCCAACAATGTGATCAATAGTGTTACTTTGAAGAATGCTATTGAGTCGATTAGTGACGAATTGGATGTTCCCTTGCCCGAGAAAATTCGATTTTTCAG GTCACAGATGCAGACAATTGTGACAAAAGCATGTAAAGAGCTCGGGATAAAGCCTATTCCAAGTAAAAGG TGCCTATCATTAATTCTATGGCTTGAAGAGCGCTATGAGACTGTATATACACGCCATCCTGGCTTTCAACAAGGATCCAAGCCGCTTCTGACTTTAGACAACCCTTTCCCAATGCAACTTCCAGAGAATCTGtttggggagaaatgggctTTTGTTCAGTTACCTTTTTCAG CTGTACAGGAGGAGGTCTCATCCTTAGAGACAAGATTAGTCTTTGGCGCAAGTCTAGATTTGGATCTGTTAGGGATTGAAGTTGATGCCAATACATTGATTCCAGGACTAGCAGTTGCATCTTCACGTGCTAAGCCATTAGCAG CTTGGATGAACGGACTGGAAGTTTGTTCCATTGAAGCAGACACGGCCCGGGCTTGCCTGATCCTATCTGTTGGAATTTCAACACGGTATATCTACGCCACCTACAAGAAAACCCCTGTAACCACAAGTGAAGCTGAGGCTTGGGAAGCAGCAAAGAAGGCCTGCGGAGGCCTCCATTTCCTTGCCATTCAAGATGACTTGAACTCAGACGACTGTGTTGGGTTTTGGCTCTTACTAGATTTGCCTCCCCCTCCTGTATAA